A single Papilio machaon chromosome 12, ilPapMach1.1, whole genome shotgun sequence DNA region contains:
- the LOC106719188 gene encoding zinc finger CCCH domain-containing protein 3 — MTMERNLNKVYINPNFNQRTAVNVMQIPTQNNMHVNPYISQVDSRSNYDQSLNPTKRRIFVNPNFIRPNNFVNNSKSYAPSLYYETPLLKQNDIENSSTNFNEHIVSYQNIHENLETKLSPAVTKSRYTLVRKNDKCTANVETIRTTSTVKISKYKTMQLSLIKNNIEQQPKKPEVKLQTTQYRNQSLSKYNYITKSTYQSSSVNRTYIKINKQTPTVRKSIEVKTSIKNPKAKKTLFSPNVSINRKTIARKYKKNNIPCPLFTKYGKCLRNIQGNCEFLHDKKHVSICRKFLKGICHDTACLLSHELSAKKMPTCYFYLNGNCTKINCPYLHVKLNNKTKLCNDFLKGYCENGDRCIYRHVNKEVKTAIKQNMNRQRRFTCSNTIVMPKKIKIKPVLKKPTERYKSVSETECDQDEDVNCRYFKNDTQEDEQNQTCDVIKPSRCKLGTLPSFIKL; from the coding sequence ATGACAATGGAACGAAATCTTAACAAAGTTTACATAAACCCCAATTTTAATCAAAGAACTGCAGTAAATGTTATGCAAATACCTACTCAAAATAACATGCATGTTAATCCGTACATTTCTCAAGTAGACTCACGAAGTAATTACGATCAATCATTGAATCCAACAAAAAGAAGAATATTTGTTAACCCCAATTTTATACGACCTAATAATTTTGTGAATAATTCCAAATCTTATGCACCCAGTTTATATTATGAGACCCcgcttttaaaacaaaatgatattgAAAATAGTTCAACCAattttaatgaacatattGTGTCCTATCAAAATATACATGAAAATCTAGAGACAAAGTTGTCACCCGCTGTAACAAAGTCGAGATATACATTGGTacgtaaaaatgataaatgcaCTGCCAACGTTGAAACGATAAGAACTACCTCCACAGTTAAAATAAGCAAATATAAAACCATgcaattaagtttaattaaaaataacatagaaCAGCAACCTAAAAAGCCAGaagttaaattacaaacaacacAATACAGAAACCAATCATTATCAAAGTACAACTACATAACAAAGAGCACATATCAAAGTTCTAGTGTTAATAGaacttatatcaaaattaacaaacaaactCCAACCGTAAGAAAGTCGATTGAAGTTAAGACAAGCATAAAAAATCCTAAAGCTAAGAAAACTTTGTTCAGCCCAAATGTGTCAATCAATAGAAAAACAATAGcgagaaaatataaaaagaacaatataCCTTGTCcgttatttactaaatatggAAAGTGTTTGAGAAACATTCAGGGAAATTGCGAATTTTTACATGATAAAAAACATGTCTCTATTTGCAGAAAATTTCTTAAAGGAATTTGCCACGATACCGCTTGTCTCTTATCACACGAATTGAGCGCGAAAAAGATGCCAACTtgctatttctatttaaatggaaattgTACTAAAATTAACTGTCCATATTTACATGTTAAGTTGAACAACAAAACGAAATTGTGCAATGATTTTTTGAAAGGTTATTGTGAGAATGGTGACAGATGTATCTACAGGCATGTGAATAAGGAAGTAAAAACAGCtatcaaacaaaatatgaaCCGACAACGTCGTTTTACATGCTCAAATACAATCGTAATGcctaagaaaattaaaattaagccaGTCCTTAAAAAACCTACAGAAAGATATAAATCTGTGTCTGAAACTGAATGTGACCAAGATGAAGATGTAAACTGTAGATACTTTAAGAATGATACTCAAGAGGATGAACAAAATCAAACATGTGATGTGATCAAACCGAGCAGATGTAAACTGGGTACTTTGccatcttttattaaattataa
- the LOC106719121 gene encoding YTH domain-containing protein 1 → MEVSSNTDAVNLGVGEVEAEIGEELKQLEEVKDYDTRSEVSSSSSSDTSSPSISSVSTNSRDRRNNRKRAKSDSHSPVQTKRRCVTATNKVKIYDYVTKLNYLFRDTRFFLIKSNNAENITLSKAKGVWSTLPQNEANLNQAYRESRNVLLIFSVKESGKFAGFARLGSESRRDGPPISWVLPPGLSAKVLDGVFKVDWICRKELSFSSTLHLYNPWNEGKPVKIGRDGQEIEPKVAEELCRLFPEDDGIEMTPILRKSKEASKKAYLKSGGSYRTYRTPLLSRSNFRNRINSSSRSRRKNFIPPRNRLSSNSYKRRSPSPYMRDRLPAWFARGRDAYSSSSSAAAEAYVAEYMRSMHHQLPPLPYVPPPGFSGALASYEGLPPPPPPPRYYDLADYPRSVLVYDKRSYERSVDEFLWRTTDRSRARSRDRESQRSYRDRR, encoded by the coding sequence ATGGAGGTTTCCAGCAATACCGACGCCGTGAATCTGGGCGTAGGTGAAGTAGAAGCGGAAATAGGGGAGGAACTTAAACAGTTAGAAGAAGTGAAAGATTATGATACTCGGAGTGAAGTATCTAGTTCATCTTCCAGTGATACAAGTTCGCCTAGTATTAGCTCCGTAAGCACTAATTCTAGAGACAGACGAAATAATCGTAAACGAGCTAAGTCTGATAGTCATTCCCCCGTACAAACAAAACGACGATGTGTTACAGCAACCAACAAGGTGAAAATCTACGATTACGTGACAAAACTGAATTATTTGTTCCGAGATACACGCTTTTTTCTCATCAAATCTAACAATGCTGAAAATATAACGTTGTCAAAAGCAAAAGGAGTTTGGTCGACATTACCCCAAAACGAAGCTAATCTTAATCAGGCCTACAGGGAGTCGAGAAATGTACTACTGATATTTTCAGTGAAAGAGAGTGGAAAATTTGCTGGTTTTGCAAGATTAGGAAGTGAATCACGACGTGATGGGCCTCCAATTTCATGGGTATTACCACCTGGACTTTCGGCAAAGGTACTAGATGGAGTCTTTAAAGTAGATTGGATATGTAGGAAGGAGTTATCATTTAGTAGCACACTTCACTTATACAACCCATGGAATGAAGGAAAACCAGTTAAAATTGGACGTGATGGACAGGAAATTGAACCAAAAGTTGCTGAAGAATTATGTAGACTGTTTCCTGAAGATGATGGAATTGAGATGACCCCAATACTGCGAAAGTCTAAAGAAGCTTCTAAAAAGGCTTATCTAAAAAGTGGTGGCAGTTACAGAACTTACAGAACTCCTCTGCTTTCAAGAAGCAATTTCAGAAATCGTATAAATTCATCATCCAGGAGTAGGAGAAAAAATTTTATTCCACCCAGAAATCGCCTTTCTTCTAATTCATATAAGAGAAGATCTCCATCACCATATATGCGTGACCGCTTGCCAGCATGGTTTGCTAGGGGACGTGACGCATATAGTAGTAGCAGTTCAGCTGCAGCAGAAGCCTATGTTGCAGAGTACATGAGGTCAATGCATCACCAATTGCCACCATTACCTTACGTGCCGCCTCCAGGATTCAGTGGAGCATTAGCAAGTTACGAGGGATTGCCCCCACCACCGCCGCCACCACGTTATTATGACTTGGCTGATTATCCTCGTTCAGTGCTTGTGTATGATAAAAGGTCTTACGAACGGTCTGTGGATGAGTTTTTGTGGCGCACTACTGATCGTTCTCGTGCTCGCAGCCGGGATCGCGAATCCCAAAGGTCTTACAGGGATCGACGATAA
- the LOC106719147 gene encoding ganglioside-induced differentiation-associated protein 1 isoform X2, which produces MTLYEKNVDFEPLVVDITKGEQYSPWFLELNPRGEVPVLKVRNEVIPDSTRIIDYLEYHLDQELTPIINVSRDSKVMKNINHFRDLLEALPAGVITVGSFFHPHLCGTPKLPFVFPVREVLKSGDLVSSKNLRKLAEENPKAKGILLYKAEIQDRKHEILTNEEEYLKVLNIVDAVLTQVEDQLTEQNEDCWLCCDKFTIADVNLSIILQRLWELGLEERFWTDGKRPHIETYFNKVRLRESFVKTIPNMAVHIKLIFTSQPPAYVGAAGAVSIGVVLALAYMLKKLI; this is translated from the exons atgactttatatgaaaaaaatgttgatttcGAACCATTAGTCGTGGACATTACAAAAGGAGAACAATATTCACCTTGGTTTCTAGAACTTAATCCTCGAGGCGAAGTACCCGTTCTGAAAGTTCGTAATGAAGTTATACCAGATTCTACAAGAATTATTGATTATCTGGAATATCATTTAGATCAAG aactTACTCCGATTATAAACGTGTCGCGTGATAGTAAAGTtatgaaaaacataaatcaTTTCCGAGACCTGTTGGAGGCATTACCAGCTGGTGTTATAACAGTTGGTTCATTTTTCCATCCTCACTTATGTGGCACACCAAAATTGCCATTTGTTTTCCCAGTTAGAGAAGTACTTAAAA GTGGTGATTTGGTCAGTTCCAAAAACCTAAGAAAGCTGGCAGAAGAAAATCCTAAAGCTAaaggaattttattatataaagccGAAATTCAAGATAGAAAAcatgaaatattaacaaatgaagaagaatatttgaaagttttaaatatagttgaTGCTGTACTGACTCAAGTAGAAGATCAATTGACAGAACAAAATGAAG ATTGTTGGTTATGTTGTGACAAGTTTACTATAGCCGATGTAAATTTGTCAATCATCCTGCAGCGCTTGTGGGAACTTGGTTTAGAAGAGAGATTTTGGACAGATGGAAAACGCCCCCATATCGAGACttactttaataaagtaaGACTTCGAGAGTCCTTTGTAAAAACCATTCCTAACATGGCTGTTCACATTAAGTTGATTTTTACATCCCAGCCCCCTGCTTATGTTGGAGCAGCTGGTGCTGTATCCATTGGAGTCGTCCTAGCCCTTGCTTATATGTTAAAGAAGCTTATTTAA
- the LOC106719082 gene encoding glutamate receptor ionotropic, NMDA 2B, whose amino-acid sequence MQARSALMALAALGALAAASAERAGGIKVGGTAGAAGAGVGGTRDGGRGGGVRLGGDGLRRARTSPAPAAPRAPSVITAALVVPHKAFGARDYTRAEKAALAKLPRKLQKLFSHVRLNITLSMQGLTPSPMSILDSLCKEFLAVNVSAILYLMNHEQYGRSTASAQYFLQLAGYLGIPVIAWNADNSGLEKRAAHASLRLQLAPSIEHQTAAMLSILERYKWHQFSVVTSAIAGHDDFIQAVRERVTALQDRFKFTILNAIVVKRGSDLNELVTSEARVMLLYATREEAADILSTARDLHLTGENFVWIVTQSVLGSMQQPNKFPVGVLGVHFDTSSVIPEIATAVKVFAYGVESFVSEAEYARYPLGTRLSCSGAGTGEARWSTGERFYRHLRNVSVESDGGRPNIEFTPEGELKAAELKIMNLRPAMGEQLVWEEIGTWNSYPRERLIIKDIVWPGGLHTPPQGVPEKFHMRITFLEEPPYINLAPPDPVSGRCSLDRGVICRVAPEVDVAGIEAGTAHRNSSLYQCCSGFCIDLLQQLAEQLGFTYELVRVEDGRWGTLHHGKWNGLIADLVNKKTDMVLTSLIINSDREAVVDFSVPFMETGVAIVVAKRTGIISPTAFLEPFDTASWMLVGAVAIQAATFSIFFFEWLSPSGFDCSTGNNSKRIPQNRFSLCRTYWIVWAVLFQASVHVDSPRGFTARFMTNMWAMFAVVFLAIYTANLAAFMITREEFHELSGLDDPRIARPLSQRPPLKFGTVPWSHTDATLAKYFPEPHAYMAQFNRSTVGAGVTSVLTGELDAFIYDGTVLDYLVSQDEDCRLLTVGSWYAMSGYGLAFTRNSKYLSMFNKRLLDLRSNGDLERLRRYWMTGTCKPNKQEHKSSDPLALEQFLSAFLLLMAGILLAALLLLLEHVYFRYVRDHLAASRVGSCCALVSLSMGQSLSFHGAVVEAASRGFGAAHRGHCRSAVCAAQVWRARHERDAAMARARQLAAALAVHGLQPPPRRLASAAALLAGGAPHDATRPRTLRAPADLLPELDRPLSCGDLRSRERTRVEMETVL is encoded by the exons ATGCAGGCGCGCAGTGCGCTGATGGCGCTGGCGGCATTGGGAGCGCTGGCGGCGGCGAGCGCGGAGCGCGCGGGCGGCATCAAGGTGGGAGGCACAGCGGGCGCGGCGGGTGCGGGCGTTGGCGGCACGCGTgacggcgggcgcggcggcggcgtgcGGCTGGGAGGCGACGGactgcggcgcgcgcgcaCTTCACCCGCGCCCGCAGCTCCCCGCGCCCCCTCTGTCATCACCGCTGCGCTTGTCGTACCACATAAGGCTTTCGGCGCGCGCGACTACACGCGAGCAGAGAAAGCGGCCTTAGCGAAACTCCCGCGCAAACTACAGAAACTCTTCTCGCATGTGCGCCTCAACATTACCCTTTCTATGCAAGGCCTCACGCCCAGTCCGATGT CTATCTTGGACTCGTTATGTAAAGAATTTTTAGCAGTCAATGTGTCTGCTATCCTTTATCTTATGAATCATGAACAATACGGGCGCTCTACTGCCTCTGcacaatattttctacaacTTGCCGGATATCTTGGCATACCG GTTATCGCATGGAATGCGGACAACAGCGGGCTCGAGAAGCGAGCTGCCCATGCCTCCTTACGACTTCAGCTGGCCCCGTCCATAGAACACCAAACTGCCGCCATGTTGTCGATATTAGAACGATACAAGTGGCATCAGTTCAGCGTCGTCACGTCCGCCATTGCTGGCCACGACGACTTTATACAAGCCGTCAGGGAAAGAGTTACCGCTCTACAA GATCGATTCAAGTTCACGATATTAAATGCGATTGTGGTGAAGAGGGGGTCAGATTTGAATGAGTTAGTGACGAGTGAGGCAAGGGTCATGTTATTGTACGCCACAAGGGAGGAAGCCGCTGATATTTTATCAACGGCAAGAGATTTACACCTGACAGGAGAAAATTTCGTATGGATTGTTACACAGAGTGTGCTCGGCTCTATGCAGCAACCAAACAAGTTCCCAGTTGGAGTACTAG GTGTGCATTTCGATACTTCTTCTGTGATCCCGGAGATCGCGACGGCGGTGAAGGTTTTCGCATACGGCGTAGAGTCGTTCGTGTCGGAAGCAGAGTACGCCCGCTACCCGCTGGGCACGAGGCTGTCGTGCAGCGGCGCGGGCACGGGCGAGGCGCGCTGGTCAACCGGCGAGCGATTCTACCGCCACTTGCGGAACGTCAGCGTCGAAAGCGACGGCGGACGACCGAACATTGAATTTACGCCCGAAGGAGAATTGAAGGCGgctgaattaaaaatcatGAATCTTAGGCCCGCGATGGGTGAACAG TTAGTATGGGAAGAAATCGGAACATGGAATTCTTATCCACGAGAACGGTTAATAATCAAAGACATAGTGTGGCCTGGTGGGTTACACACTCCACCGCAAGGTGTACCGGAAAAATTTCATATGAGGATAACATTTTTGGAGGAACCACCGTACATAAATCTTGCGCCGCCAGACCCCGTGAGCGGACGATGTTCACTAGACCGTGGGGTCATTTGTCGTGTTGCGCCTGAAGTCGATGTTGCTgg TATAGAAGCGGGGACGGCGCACAGGAACAGCTCGTTATATCAGTGCTGCAGCGGCTTCTGCATCGACCTGCTGCAGCAGCTGGCGGAGCAGCTCGGCTTCACGTACGAGCTCGTGCGGGTGGAGGACGGCCGCTGGGGTACACTGCACCACGGTAAATGGAACGGTCTCATTGCGGATCTCGTTAATAAGAAAACAGACATG GTTCTAACATCATTAATCATAAATTCAGACCGCGAGGCTGTTGTAGACTTTAGCGTACCATTTATGGAGACGGGCGTAGCGATTGTTGTGGCGAAAAGAACCGGTATAATATCACCGACGGCTTTCCTGGAACCCTTCGACACGGCGTCGTGGATGTTGGTCGGCGCCGTCGCGATACAGGCCGCCACATTCTCTATATTCTTTTTTGAGTGGCTCTCTCCGAGCGGGTTCGATTGCTCGACtggaaataattcaaaacgaATCCCTCAAAATCGGTTCTCACTTTGCAGAACGTATTGGATCGTGTGGGCTGTATTGTTTCAG GCGTCTGTCCATGTGGACTCGCCGCGGGGTTTCACGGCTCGGTTCATGACGAACATGTGGGCGATGTTCGCGGTGGTGTTCCTCGCCATATACACTGCTAACTTAGCGGCCTTCATGATCACTCGCGAGGAATTCCACGAGCTGAGCGGCCTGGACGATCCGCGGATAGCCAGGCCCCTGTCCCAGCGGCCGCCTCTAAAGTTTGGCACGGTGCCTTGGTCGCACACGGACGCTACTCTAGCTAAATACTTTCCAGAACCCCATGCCTATATGGCGCA atTCAACCGGAGTACGGTAGGCGCTGGTGTGACGAGCGTACTCACCGGTGAACTCGATGCGTTTATATATGATGGCACTGTACTCGACTATTTAGTATCCCAA gaCGAAGACTGCCGACTTCTAACAGTAGGTTCGTGGTATGCGATGTCCGGCTATGGATTAGCGTTCACGCGTAATTCTAAATATCTTAGTATGTTCAACAAAAGATTGCTAGATTTGCGTTCAAACGGAGATCTTGAAAGATTACGCAG GTATTGGATGACGGGTACGTGCAAGCCTAACAAGCAGGAGCACAAGTCGTCGGACCCGCTGGCGCTGGAGCAGTTCCTTTCGGCATTTCTGCTGCTGATGGCCGGCATCCTGCTGGCGGCGCTGCTGCTGCTACTCGAACACGTCTACTTCCGCTACGTGCGCGACCACCTCGCCGCCTCCCGCGTCGGCTCCTGCTGCGCCCTCGTCTCGCTCTCTATGG GACAATCCTTGTCATTTCACGGCGCGGTGGTGGAGGCGGCGTCGCGCGGCTTCGGCGCGGCACACCGCGGCCATTGCCGCTCGGCGGTGTGCGCGGCACAA GTGTGGCGCGCACGTCACGAGCGCGACGCGGCGATGGCGCGCGCGCGGCAGTTGGCGGCGGCGCTGGCGGTGCACGGACTgcagccgccgccgcgccgcctgGCCTCCGCGGCCGCGCTGCTGGCGGGCGGCGCGCCGCACGACGCCACCAGGCCCCGCACGCTGCGCGCGCCCGCAGACCTACTGCCCGAACTCGACCGTCCCCTCTCTTGCGGCGATCTGCGCTCCAG AGAGCGGACGCGAGTGGAAATGGAAACTGTGCTGTGA
- the LOC106719147 gene encoding ganglioside-induced differentiation-associated protein 1 isoform X1, whose product MHYVQKYLEKYQLIKTSNNKMNSRSNTNIFLYCNYYSFYSQKVLMTLYEKNVDFEPLVVDITKGEQYSPWFLELNPRGEVPVLKVRNEVIPDSTRIIDYLEYHLDQELTPIINVSRDSKVMKNINHFRDLLEALPAGVITVGSFFHPHLCGTPKLPFVFPVREVLKSGDLVSSKNLRKLAEENPKAKGILLYKAEIQDRKHEILTNEEEYLKVLNIVDAVLTQVEDQLTEQNEDCWLCCDKFTIADVNLSIILQRLWELGLEERFWTDGKRPHIETYFNKVRLRESFVKTIPNMAVHIKLIFTSQPPAYVGAAGAVSIGVVLALAYMLKKLI is encoded by the exons ATGCATTATGTTCAGAAGTATTTggaaaaatatcaattaattaaaacaagcaataataaaatgaatagcAGAAGTAACACAAACATATTTCTTTACtgtaattattatagtttttattctcAAAAg gttttaatgactttatatgaaaaaaatgttgatttcGAACCATTAGTCGTGGACATTACAAAAGGAGAACAATATTCACCTTGGTTTCTAGAACTTAATCCTCGAGGCGAAGTACCCGTTCTGAAAGTTCGTAATGAAGTTATACCAGATTCTACAAGAATTATTGATTATCTGGAATATCATTTAGATCAAG aactTACTCCGATTATAAACGTGTCGCGTGATAGTAAAGTtatgaaaaacataaatcaTTTCCGAGACCTGTTGGAGGCATTACCAGCTGGTGTTATAACAGTTGGTTCATTTTTCCATCCTCACTTATGTGGCACACCAAAATTGCCATTTGTTTTCCCAGTTAGAGAAGTACTTAAAA GTGGTGATTTGGTCAGTTCCAAAAACCTAAGAAAGCTGGCAGAAGAAAATCCTAAAGCTAaaggaattttattatataaagccGAAATTCAAGATAGAAAAcatgaaatattaacaaatgaagaagaatatttgaaagttttaaatatagttgaTGCTGTACTGACTCAAGTAGAAGATCAATTGACAGAACAAAATGAAG ATTGTTGGTTATGTTGTGACAAGTTTACTATAGCCGATGTAAATTTGTCAATCATCCTGCAGCGCTTGTGGGAACTTGGTTTAGAAGAGAGATTTTGGACAGATGGAAAACGCCCCCATATCGAGACttactttaataaagtaaGACTTCGAGAGTCCTTTGTAAAAACCATTCCTAACATGGCTGTTCACATTAAGTTGATTTTTACATCCCAGCCCCCTGCTTATGTTGGAGCAGCTGGTGCTGTATCCATTGGAGTCGTCCTAGCCCTTGCTTATATGTTAAAGAAGCTTATTTAA
- the LOC106719128 gene encoding tether containing UBX domain for GLUT4, producing MSRDLVVLVPNGRRVKVHCTADTSILQVLEDVCAKQGFQPTDYDLKHHKTILDLTTTIRFCNLPNKAMLELVETERKRVETDVTIGLMLDDGERKMGDFSPSTTLYDMALKLAPEKLESLETPSILYMRQEVTGIDALKDKTLRHLGLITGRAILRLLNKTEAMQANVSRVYRRPQTEEQVEPQRNTTSSVNKQELLHNKEPSFPGPSGIQKKNKTNAFDPVQAIKQEHHQNEAISQKLNVSDKIEDIITDQKMEVDSEDINITATSTAHINEKQLNSQFSQENLERRLKIEEEVVFLGAQKAIAFLPPDGMEDELQDLPDDFYDLTIEEVRKIYHDLQQQRLQLENMPLLTSTQKGEMERQSSEQRQNSYKNAVVRIQFPDHMILQGIFAPTAKIEEVKNFVKEHLHHPEKSFVIFTTPLKEPLDPSMTLLEAKFVPCVLMHFKWTEENGGKPYLKEDIYLKKTSSDAASILASKYRAPTRRVKDETPNQSQKTSDANSSSTKQSKVPKWFKK from the exons ATGTCAAGAGACTTGGTCGTTCTCGTCCCCAATGGACGAAGGGTAAAAGTTCACTGCACTGCTGACACCAGCATTTTACAG GTTTTAGAAGATGTTTGTGCAAAACAAGGCTTTCAACCTACTGATTATGATCTGAAACATCACAAAACAATTCTTGACCTAACAACAACGATACGATTTTGTAATTTGCCGAATAAAGCTATGCTTGAACTGGTTGAAACTGAAAGGAAACGAGTAGAAACTGATGTCACAATTGGGCTTATGTTGGATGATG GAGAAAGAAAAATGGGAGATTTCTCACCAAGTACAACTCTGTATGACATGGCTTTAAAACTTGCACCTGAAAAACTGGAGTCCTTAGAAACTCCATCAATATTATACATGAGACAAGAAGTGACAGGCATAGACGCACTAAAAGATAAAACTTTACGTCACTTAGGGCTTATAACAGGCCGAGCAATTTTGAGGTTGCTTAACAAAACAGAAGCAAT gcaAGCAAATGTTTCAAGAGTTTATCGACGGCCTCAAACTGAGGAGCAAGTAGAGCCGCAAAGAAACACAACCTCGTCTGTAAATAAGCAAGAATTACTTCACAACAAAGAACCATCATTTCCAGGACCTTCTGGgattcaaaagaaaaacaaaacaaatgccTTTGACCCTGTTCAAGCTATAAAACAGGAACATCACCAAAATGAAGCTATTTCACAGAAACTaaatgttagtgataaaattgAAGACATTATTACTGACCAAAAAATGGAAGTGGACTCAGAAGATATAAACATAACTGCAACATCTACAGCACATATTAATGAAAAGCAATTAAACAGTCAGTTCTCACAAGAAAATTTAGAGCgtcgtttaaaaatagaagAGGAAGTTGTATTT CTAGGTGCTCAAAAAGCGATAGCTTTCTTGCCGCCAGATGGTATGGAGGATGAGTTACAAGACTTGCCAGACGATTTTTATGATCTAACAATAGAAGAAGTACGCAAGATATACCATGACTTGCAACAGCAAAGACTACAACTTGAAAACATGCCCTTGTTGACATCAACACAGAAAGGGGAGATGGAAAGAcag TCCTCTGAACAAAGACagaattcttataaaaatgctGTAGTACGCATACAGTTTCCAGATCATATGATTTTACAAGGTATATTTGCGCCAACAGCAAAAATTGaagaagttaaaaattttgtaaaggaACATTTACATCATCCAGAAAAATCATTTGTTATct TTACCACCCCTTTAAAGGAACCCCTAGATCCTTCTATGACTTTACTCGAAGCTAAATTTGTTCCTTGTGTTCTAATGCACTTCAAATGGACTGAGGAAAACGGCGGAAAGCCTTACCTTAAAgaagatatatatttaaagaagaCTTCAAGTGATGCTGCTAGTAttttagcttcaaaatatCG aGCACCTACCAGAAGAGTAAAAGATGAAACACCTAATCAGTCACAAAAAACTTCGGATGCAAACTCTTCTTCCACAAAGCAGAGCAAAGTTCCTAAatggtttaaaaaatga
- the LOC106719190 gene encoding U6 snRNA phosphodiesterase — protein MSGLLYICDYGNNSDSDEFEVDNKLPVLKRSEKLPVPNLSHIPAVPVEQYKDNPDLHNGRVRSFPHVRGNWATFVYIKYQDEDSLLNFATKLQSLLLEVKDLFNLCDDFHLSLSKTVVLNYHTIVPFTQSLKEVFCDIERFYLGFDNIQVLCNDEKTRTFIVLKADYFSVKSLTSLVKKIDTVLGDFKSEKFYQDPSFHISLLWANGDHKEKLETLLDNVNEVISAEVVKKIESVLVDKVYCKSGNKFYQYSLD, from the exons ATGTCTGgattattgtatatttgtgATTACGGAAATAATTCTGATTCTGACGAGTTTGAAGTCGACAACAAGCTACCAGTGTTAAAAAG ATCTGAAAAATTACCTGTACCAAATCTGAGCCATATTCCAGCAGTTCCAGTTGAACAGTATAAAGATAATCCTGATCTTCATAATGGTCGCGTGAGGAGTTTTCCACATGTGAGAGGAAATTGGGCAacctttgtttatattaaat atCAAGATGAAGATTCATTACTGAACTTTGCAACCAAGTTACAGAGTTTGTTATTGGAAGTGAAAGACTTGTTTAATCTCTGTGATGATTTTCACCTAAGTTTATCTAAAACAGTGGTTCTAAATTATCACACCATTGTACCGTTTACTCAAAGTTTGAAAGAAGTTTTTTGTGATATTGAgag attTTATTTAGGTTTTGATAACATTCAGGTTTTGTGTAATGATGAGAAGACTCGGACATTCATTGTACTGAAAGCTGACTACTTTAGTGTGAAGAGTTTAACTTCTCTTGTCAAAAAAATAGACACAGTACTTGGAGATTTTAAATCagaaaaattttatcaa GATCCGTCATTTCACATAAGCTTACTTTGGGCGAATGGTGACCATAAAGAAAAACTTGAAACTTTGTTGGATAATGTAAATGAAGTGATTAGCGCCGAAGTTGTGAAAAAAATCGAATCAGTTCTCGTAGACAAAGTATATTGTAAAAGTGGCAACAAGTTTTATCAATATTCATTAGATTAA